From a region of the Aeoliella mucimassa genome:
- a CDS encoding alpha/beta fold hydrolase, with protein sequence MIARPAPIESFETPHGGSFALRRFRPVGEFRGSVVLLHGIISHAGWYTASADYLASQGFDVLALDRRGSGLNTESRGDIEHWQTWVRDVVAVCESQRRLGPVVLLGISWGGKLAPAVARARPDLLAGMGLICPGQYAHQQPGLLKRGALAATGVVGVHEKRVEIPLQDPALFTNSPIWQQYIRNDPLTLRHITLRFAREDHKLTRYSRRSGPFVTTPSLLVLAGRDRMIKNPRTRRYLATFAAGDKVVLEYQSAAHTLEFEPEPELFFEDLTGWVSRVVKRQA encoded by the coding sequence ATGATTGCGCGCCCTGCTCCTATTGAATCCTTCGAAACGCCGCACGGCGGCAGCTTTGCGCTGCGCCGGTTTCGGCCGGTCGGTGAGTTTCGCGGTTCGGTCGTCTTGTTGCATGGCATCATCAGTCACGCAGGTTGGTACACTGCGAGTGCCGACTATCTCGCCTCGCAAGGTTTCGATGTCCTGGCGCTCGACCGGCGTGGCTCGGGGCTCAATACCGAGTCGCGTGGCGACATCGAGCACTGGCAAACTTGGGTGCGCGATGTGGTCGCGGTGTGCGAATCCCAGCGACGCCTGGGGCCAGTGGTGCTGCTCGGCATTAGCTGGGGCGGGAAGCTCGCCCCTGCGGTCGCGAGGGCCCGTCCCGATTTGCTGGCCGGTATGGGGCTCATTTGCCCTGGTCAGTACGCCCACCAGCAGCCGGGATTGCTGAAGCGGGGTGCTTTGGCCGCAACCGGCGTAGTCGGCGTTCACGAGAAGCGAGTTGAGATCCCGCTGCAGGATCCCGCGTTGTTCACGAACTCGCCGATCTGGCAGCAGTACATCCGCAACGACCCGCTCACGCTTCGCCATATCACCTTGCGGTTCGCCCGCGAGGATCACAAGCTCACCCGCTACTCTCGGCGGTCGGGGCCGTTCGTCACGACCCCCTCGCTGCTGGTGCTGGCAGGTCGCGATCGCATGATCAAGAACCCCCGCACGCGTCGGTATTTGGCGACCTTTGCCGCTGGCGACAAGGTGGTGCTCGAGTACCAATCGGCAGCTCACACGCTTGAGTTCGAACCCGAGCCCGAGCTGTTCTTCGAAGACCTCACCGGCTGGGTGTCGCGGGTCGTCAAACGCCAGGCGTAG
- a CDS encoding hydroxypyruvate isomerase family protein, which translates to MKRRDFIASSAAALGATAVASQSASAQEAVKPTPFKLKYAPHFGMLQNLAGGDMVDQLKFAADQGFTAWEDNGMKGRSKDTQDKIAKTMESLGMTMGVFVAHASFGDHAFVTKNKDARQKVVQEVRDSVEVAKRVNAKWMTVVPDSCVNNLEWGYQTANCIDLLRELAEVLEPHGLVMVLEPLNWWANHPGLFLTKIPQAYEICRAVNSPSCKILFDIYHQQIQEGNLIPNIDMAWSEIGYFQCGDNPGRKEPGTGEINYRNVFKHIHSKGFEGIMGMEHGNSQRGKEGDQAVIDAYRAADDF; encoded by the coding sequence ATGAAGCGACGTGACTTTATTGCCTCTTCGGCTGCAGCTTTGGGAGCCACCGCTGTAGCGAGCCAATCGGCCAGTGCCCAGGAAGCGGTCAAGCCGACCCCATTCAAACTCAAATACGCCCCGCACTTCGGAATGCTCCAAAACCTGGCGGGGGGCGACATGGTCGATCAGCTGAAGTTCGCTGCCGACCAGGGCTTCACTGCCTGGGAGGACAACGGCATGAAAGGCCGCTCCAAAGACACCCAGGACAAGATTGCCAAGACCATGGAGTCGCTCGGCATGACCATGGGCGTGTTCGTGGCTCATGCTAGCTTTGGCGATCACGCGTTTGTGACCAAGAACAAGGATGCCCGCCAGAAGGTGGTGCAGGAAGTTCGCGACAGTGTCGAAGTCGCCAAGCGGGTGAACGCCAAGTGGATGACCGTGGTTCCCGACTCGTGCGTCAACAATCTCGAGTGGGGCTACCAGACCGCCAACTGCATCGACTTGCTGCGCGAACTGGCCGAAGTGCTTGAACCGCACGGCCTGGTTATGGTGCTCGAACCACTGAACTGGTGGGCCAACCATCCTGGGTTGTTCCTCACCAAGATTCCGCAGGCGTACGAGATCTGTCGCGCGGTGAATAGTCCGAGCTGCAAGATTCTGTTCGATATCTATCACCAGCAGATTCAGGAAGGCAATCTGATTCCGAACATCGACATGGCCTGGTCCGAAATCGGCTACTTCCAATGCGGCGATAATCCCGGCCGCAAAGAGCCTGGTACCGGCGAAATCAACTATCGCAACGTCTTCAAGCATATCCACTCCAAGGGCTTCGAAGGCATCATGGGCATGGAGCACGGCAACAGCCAACGTGGCAAAGAAGGCGACCAGGCGGTGATCGATGCCTACCGTGCGGCCGACGACTTTTAA
- the tsaD gene encoding tRNA (adenosine(37)-N6)-threonylcarbamoyltransferase complex transferase subunit TsaD, producing MPRRRPLRHLDFMHPPVDHPISFLLARLPSLWHSDDVKLLALETTCDETAAAVITDQLEVLSSVVASQEDLHQQFGGVVPEIASRAHVEKILPVIDQAVRKAELKLSDLDAVAVANTPGLSGSLLVGLTAAKALCLALDVPLLAVNHLQAHVYACKLASGRDVFPCIGMIVSGGHSNFYRCTAATDFTLIGGTIDDAAGEAFDKVASLLGLPYPGGPAIGKAAAKGDGKRFRFPRPLLDDKSRLDFSFSGLKTAVRYQVHGTGKLDDTTQLDEQTVCDVAASFQEAVVDCLVGKAELALQQSGYQTLCVGGGVAANGRLRERLEESAAKQGYELFIPPMSLCTDNAVMGAIAIERWKEGKFESLDLDISPGLERPH from the coding sequence TTGCCACGGCGTCGGCCGCTGCGACACCTTGACTTCATGCACCCGCCGGTCGATCATCCAATCTCCTTTCTCCTGGCTCGGCTTCCTTCTTTATGGCATAGCGACGACGTGAAACTACTGGCTCTGGAAACAACGTGCGACGAAACAGCGGCGGCCGTCATTACCGACCAGCTCGAAGTCCTATCTTCGGTCGTCGCGTCGCAGGAAGACTTGCATCAACAGTTCGGCGGAGTCGTACCCGAGATTGCCTCGCGGGCTCACGTGGAGAAGATCCTGCCGGTCATCGATCAGGCGGTTCGCAAGGCCGAGCTGAAACTCTCCGACCTCGACGCGGTGGCCGTGGCCAACACGCCGGGGCTGTCGGGCTCGCTGCTCGTTGGGCTCACTGCTGCCAAGGCGTTGTGCCTGGCGCTCGATGTGCCGCTGCTGGCGGTCAACCACCTGCAAGCCCACGTGTACGCCTGCAAGCTCGCGAGTGGTCGCGACGTATTTCCCTGCATCGGCATGATTGTCAGCGGAGGTCATTCGAACTTCTACCGTTGCACGGCCGCGACCGACTTCACTCTGATCGGCGGCACGATCGACGACGCTGCCGGCGAGGCCTTCGACAAGGTCGCCAGCCTGCTGGGGCTTCCCTACCCAGGCGGGCCAGCCATCGGCAAGGCGGCAGCCAAGGGGGATGGCAAGCGGTTTCGTTTTCCCCGGCCGCTGCTCGACGACAAGTCGCGACTCGATTTCAGTTTCAGCGGTCTCAAGACCGCAGTTCGCTATCAGGTGCACGGCACCGGCAAGCTCGACGATACCACGCAGCTCGACGAGCAAACCGTGTGCGATGTCGCAGCTAGCTTTCAGGAAGCGGTAGTCGACTGTCTGGTCGGTAAAGCCGAACTCGCTTTACAGCAAAGTGGTTACCAGACCTTGTGCGTCGGCGGTGGAGTCGCTGCCAACGGGCGCCTGCGTGAACGGCTCGAAGAGTCGGCCGCCAAGCAAGGCTACGAGTTGTTCATTCCACCGATGTCGCTTTGTACCGACAATGCGGTGATGGGAGCGATTGCCATCGAACGTTGGAAAGAAGGCAAGTTCGAATCGCTCGATCTCGATATCTCGCCCGGGCTCGAGCGCCCTCATTAA
- a CDS encoding J domain-containing protein → MAAPPDAPQWDLLPHDPIGFFELEEGFGRKDLKRAYNRLLRVYKPEKFPQEFQKIRSAYEELDEQLRYHGGATKRQRSAVPQDWQTDAEPATNRESAAGSGQTVGQPAPKTKRLVDRVADESPAKLFAELKERADKSPYEYYALALLSDLVE, encoded by the coding sequence ATGGCCGCACCGCCCGATGCTCCCCAATGGGATCTGCTTCCCCACGACCCCATCGGGTTCTTTGAACTCGAAGAGGGGTTCGGGCGCAAGGACCTGAAGCGGGCGTACAATCGGTTGTTGCGGGTTTATAAGCCGGAGAAGTTTCCGCAAGAGTTTCAGAAGATTCGCAGCGCTTACGAGGAACTCGACGAGCAACTTCGCTACCACGGTGGGGCGACCAAGCGGCAACGTTCGGCGGTTCCGCAGGACTGGCAAACCGACGCCGAGCCGGCAACCAATCGCGAGTCGGCCGCCGGCTCCGGCCAGACAGTCGGCCAGCCAGCACCGAAGACCAAGCGGCTGGTGGATCGCGTAGCCGACGAATCGCCGGCCAAACTATTCGCGGAACTCAAGGAACGAGCGGACAAGTCGCCCTACGAGTACTACGCGCTCGCGTTGCTTTCGGACCTGGTCGAGTAG
- a CDS encoding endonuclease/exonuclease/phosphatase family protein produces the protein MKYLVFLLLLVMVVSAPIKAAEPLKVMTFNIRYDGGKRSLPGPETPWIAANGKNRRDLVLDVVETADPDLLGLQEALPHQVQSVCDRMKAHKCYSVGRDDGQQAGEHCTLLYRADRFEVVDQGTFWLCSTPDKAGAKHPDAACARIASWLRLKDLKNSKAELLVLNAHWDHRSQPAREYAAQAIVDHLAKLGIVDNVIVMGDFNANPGNKAVKLLLEDKRVPLVDCYRAVHTKPSEDERSFNGFTGETKGERIDYLLAGKGLLPTSAEIVRTSFNGVYPSDHYPIVVEMTYDQK, from the coding sequence ATGAAGTATCTGGTATTTCTGCTGCTGCTCGTGATGGTTGTTTCTGCTCCGATCAAGGCCGCCGAGCCACTGAAGGTGATGACCTTCAACATTCGTTACGATGGCGGCAAGCGGTCGTTGCCGGGGCCCGAAACTCCGTGGATTGCTGCGAACGGCAAGAACCGTCGCGACCTGGTACTCGACGTGGTCGAGACCGCCGATCCCGACCTTCTCGGGCTGCAGGAAGCGCTGCCGCACCAGGTGCAGTCGGTTTGCGATCGCATGAAAGCTCATAAGTGCTATTCCGTGGGGCGCGACGATGGCCAGCAGGCCGGCGAGCATTGCACGTTGCTCTATCGGGCCGACCGTTTCGAAGTGGTCGACCAGGGAACGTTCTGGCTCTGCAGCACGCCCGACAAAGCGGGCGCCAAGCATCCCGATGCAGCTTGTGCACGCATTGCCTCGTGGTTGCGGTTGAAGGATCTGAAAAACTCGAAGGCCGAACTCCTGGTGCTCAACGCCCACTGGGACCATCGCAGCCAACCCGCTCGCGAGTACGCTGCCCAGGCGATCGTCGATCATCTGGCCAAGCTGGGAATCGTCGATAACGTGATCGTAATGGGCGACTTCAACGCCAACCCGGGAAACAAAGCAGTCAAGCTGCTGCTGGAGGACAAGCGAGTGCCGCTGGTCGATTGCTATCGCGCGGTGCACACCAAACCATCGGAAGACGAACGCTCGTTCAACGGCTTCACCGGCGAGACCAAGGGTGAACGCATCGACTACCTGCTCGCCGGCAAGGGCTTGCTGCCCACCTCGGCGGAGATCGTCCGCACCTCGTTCAACGGGGTCTACCCCTCGGATCACTATCCGATCGTCGTCGAGATGACCTACGACCAAAAGTAG
- a CDS encoding thioredoxin domain-containing protein, translated as MLHYFALVTVAFGLSANEPAAPQWSSDYAEALKQTRSDDRPMLVVIDEPGTAEHSLNEEILNNMADGALADYQLCHIDATTKYGKKVAEAFKTTSFPYMAITDKDGKVIVHSQSGDVSAEQWSEVLGKFRTGELPVRRVVAKPVINEQPVTTYPTYEGYPSYGSAKPYCAKCQRGY; from the coding sequence ATGTTGCATTACTTCGCCCTGGTCACCGTCGCTTTTGGATTGAGTGCCAACGAACCGGCGGCTCCCCAGTGGAGTAGTGACTACGCTGAGGCTCTCAAGCAGACCCGCAGCGACGATCGCCCGATGTTGGTAGTGATCGACGAGCCCGGCACCGCCGAGCACAGTTTGAACGAAGAGATCTTGAACAACATGGCCGATGGTGCCTTGGCCGACTATCAGTTGTGCCACATCGACGCGACCACCAAGTATGGCAAGAAAGTTGCCGAAGCCTTCAAGACGACCTCGTTCCCTTACATGGCCATTACCGACAAGGATGGCAAGGTGATTGTTCACTCGCAGTCGGGCGACGTCTCGGCCGAACAGTGGAGCGAAGTGCTGGGCAAGTTCCGCACTGGTGAACTGCCGGTTCGTCGCGTTGTTGCCAAGCCTGTGATCAACGAGCAACCTGTCACCACGTACCCCACTTACGAAGGTTATCCCTCGTACGGGTCGGCCAAGCCTTATTGTGCGAAGTGCCAACGCGGCTACTAA
- a CDS encoding UvrD-helicase domain-containing protein — translation MATPEYTDQQKKAVHPAGESLALDAGAGCGKTFVLTERFIKELEKPSDAGAQQRLTQLVAITFTDAAARELRTRIRRLVYDRIATSSGENRDYWLQLQRAIDGCRISTIHSLCTTILRAHAFDARLDPLFTTLDSPAAMVLEAEAVEDTLRELLESKDADAMRLGGAWNIDQLKTHVRSMMQHHRRQAFRDWCDKTPDDLLAAWLEYFKQVIWPAAVAGLQPELNDLIDLLGQFSSSESEAMADCHELIDALVALRDNEAEEHHFLSIDELCRNRKYKRPVPFLKKAWGDDVLHAEFGMLSKTVREAVRELPVFHLGNDFTREFAELGLAMARVSRKAAERYQAAKQELGGLDFEDLITATHQLLTDPKHRDIQEHLRSEVAVLFVDEFQDTDRVQVEMVQALVGDIAGAGKLFFVGDEKQSIYRFRGAEPQVFRELQGAVKEDWRLPLSKNFRSQPAVLNFVNALFEPLFSNYQALEASRSQLTPEPAIEFLWADTPKASKSGGKQAGETALARRAEARTIAARLREMVDKQQPLATSKGATEPRPVEYGDIAILFRALSDVAAYEEALRAEGIPYYLVGGHAFYTQQEIYDVLHLLRVVVSECDELSLAGVLRSPLFSLADETIFWLSVRGRSLERGLFAESLPPELMPEERDKVIRAADTLRVLRKHRDDWTVPQLLAEAMERTGYDAALLADFMGQRKLANVYKLMEQARSAVASGVGSLDDFVTQLAEFITATPKESLATTSPDTANVVRLMTIHKSKGLEFPVVVVADLDHKASFHRSAVAFTPELGPMVTLSKNDYDDASSKNSPPSGMSLFRYVDNQAERAETDRLFYVACTRAADYLLLSSSVADIDKPSGPFLKQLSQQFDLKTGDMLQPGRVESGARPQVAASLVTPPAPKQSTGKSTNWLKVIEKAKQGARSAKIEQAARPCLVAAGARQRFSVTRLSGQIIPSGGDWWQHDPDHERLAVPLDYDPLGLGTLVHAVLERADLADEQSIATWARALAPHYDLLHAERAEELARELVERFAESPRAASLATAQQVYHEVEFQLTWPIGSTNSQGRYLQGYLDCLYQTSDGDWCVLDYKTNQTMADDTAVLADKYEMQMLVYGLAVEQTWGEGPKELVLHFLRPGVEQCFAWDDQQRERAIALVDQALASIDSAEPIPVS, via the coding sequence ATGGCAACGCCTGAATATACCGACCAACAAAAGAAAGCGGTTCACCCCGCTGGCGAGTCGCTGGCGCTCGACGCAGGTGCCGGTTGCGGCAAGACGTTCGTGCTGACCGAGCGATTCATCAAGGAACTCGAGAAACCCTCCGACGCAGGGGCGCAACAGCGGCTCACGCAGTTGGTGGCCATCACCTTTACCGATGCTGCTGCTCGCGAGCTACGCACACGCATTCGCAGGTTGGTGTACGATCGCATCGCAACCAGCTCGGGCGAGAATCGCGACTACTGGCTGCAACTGCAACGCGCGATCGACGGTTGCCGCATCAGTACCATTCACTCCCTCTGCACCACGATTCTGCGGGCGCACGCGTTCGACGCTCGACTCGACCCGCTGTTCACCACACTCGACAGCCCCGCGGCGATGGTGCTCGAAGCCGAGGCGGTGGAGGACACGCTCCGCGAGTTGCTCGAATCGAAAGATGCCGACGCCATGCGGTTGGGGGGAGCCTGGAACATCGACCAGCTGAAGACCCACGTGCGAAGCATGATGCAGCACCACCGTCGGCAGGCGTTCCGCGACTGGTGCGACAAGACCCCCGACGACCTGCTGGCTGCCTGGCTCGAGTACTTCAAGCAAGTTATCTGGCCCGCGGCCGTGGCCGGCTTGCAGCCGGAGCTGAACGATCTGATTGACCTGCTGGGACAGTTTTCGTCGAGCGAATCCGAAGCGATGGCCGATTGCCACGAGCTGATCGACGCCCTCGTTGCGCTGCGCGACAACGAAGCCGAGGAACATCACTTCCTGAGTATCGACGAGCTGTGTCGCAACCGCAAGTATAAGCGTCCGGTCCCCTTTCTCAAAAAGGCGTGGGGCGACGACGTGCTTCACGCCGAGTTTGGCATGCTCTCGAAAACCGTCCGCGAGGCGGTGCGGGAACTGCCGGTGTTCCATCTGGGCAACGATTTCACCCGCGAGTTTGCCGAACTCGGGCTGGCCATGGCGCGAGTCTCTCGCAAGGCGGCCGAGCGATATCAGGCGGCCAAACAAGAGCTCGGCGGGCTCGACTTCGAAGACCTGATCACGGCCACCCACCAGTTGCTCACCGATCCCAAGCATCGCGATATTCAGGAGCACCTCCGCTCGGAAGTAGCCGTGCTGTTTGTCGACGAGTTCCAAGACACCGATCGCGTGCAGGTCGAAATGGTGCAGGCGTTGGTGGGGGACATTGCTGGTGCGGGCAAACTGTTCTTCGTCGGCGACGAGAAGCAGTCGATCTACCGATTCCGCGGGGCCGAGCCGCAGGTGTTCCGCGAGTTGCAGGGGGCGGTCAAAGAAGACTGGCGACTGCCGCTGTCGAAGAACTTCCGCAGCCAGCCGGCGGTACTGAATTTCGTGAATGCGCTGTTCGAGCCGTTGTTCTCCAACTATCAGGCGCTCGAAGCGAGCCGCTCGCAATTGACCCCCGAGCCGGCCATCGAGTTCCTGTGGGCCGACACCCCGAAGGCGAGCAAGTCGGGTGGCAAGCAAGCAGGCGAGACCGCACTGGCCCGCCGGGCGGAGGCTCGCACCATCGCCGCCCGCTTGCGCGAGATGGTCGACAAGCAGCAGCCGCTGGCAACCAGCAAAGGAGCAACCGAGCCGCGGCCCGTGGAGTATGGTGACATCGCCATCTTGTTCCGTGCGCTCAGCGACGTGGCCGCTTACGAAGAAGCCTTGCGAGCCGAAGGCATTCCCTATTACTTAGTCGGTGGGCACGCGTTCTACACGCAGCAAGAGATCTACGACGTGCTGCATCTGCTGCGGGTCGTGGTAAGCGAATGCGACGAGCTGAGCCTGGCCGGCGTGCTGCGGAGCCCGTTGTTCTCGCTCGCCGACGAAACGATCTTCTGGCTTTCGGTGCGCGGGCGAAGTCTCGAACGTGGGCTTTTTGCCGAGTCGCTCCCGCCGGAGTTGATGCCGGAAGAACGCGACAAGGTGATCCGAGCGGCCGACACCCTGCGGGTGCTTCGCAAGCACCGCGACGATTGGACGGTGCCGCAGCTCTTGGCCGAGGCCATGGAGCGTACCGGCTACGACGCCGCGTTGCTGGCCGACTTCATGGGGCAACGCAAACTGGCGAACGTCTACAAGCTGATGGAGCAGGCCCGTTCGGCGGTGGCCAGCGGTGTCGGCTCGCTCGACGACTTCGTCACCCAACTGGCTGAGTTTATCACCGCCACGCCGAAAGAGTCGCTCGCGACCACCAGCCCCGACACGGCGAACGTGGTCCGGCTGATGACGATTCATAAGTCGAAAGGTCTCGAGTTTCCGGTGGTGGTCGTCGCCGACCTCGATCACAAGGCCAGCTTCCATCGCAGCGCGGTCGCGTTCACTCCCGAGTTGGGCCCGATGGTAACCCTGTCGAAGAACGACTACGACGACGCTAGTTCGAAGAACTCCCCGCCGTCGGGGATGAGCCTGTTTCGCTACGTCGACAACCAGGCCGAGCGGGCGGAGACCGATCGGTTGTTCTACGTCGCCTGCACGCGGGCTGCCGACTACTTGCTGCTCTCGAGCAGCGTTGCCGACATCGATAAGCCGAGCGGCCCGTTCCTCAAGCAGCTTTCGCAGCAGTTCGATCTCAAAACCGGCGACATGCTTCAGCCAGGGCGAGTCGAGTCCGGCGCGCGCCCTCAGGTGGCTGCCTCGTTGGTGACACCGCCGGCGCCGAAGCAGTCGACTGGCAAATCGACCAACTGGCTCAAGGTGATCGAGAAGGCCAAGCAAGGAGCTCGTTCGGCGAAGATCGAGCAAGCGGCCCGACCATGCCTTGTGGCCGCTGGAGCGCGACAGCGTTTCTCGGTCACGCGACTGTCTGGGCAGATCATCCCCAGCGGTGGCGACTGGTGGCAACACGATCCCGATCACGAGCGTCTGGCGGTGCCGCTCGATTACGATCCCCTGGGCCTTGGTACCTTGGTGCATGCGGTGCTGGAACGAGCCGACCTGGCCGACGAACAGTCGATCGCCACGTGGGCCAGAGCGTTGGCTCCGCACTACGATCTGCTGCACGCCGAGCGGGCGGAGGAGCTGGCTCGCGAACTGGTCGAGCGGTTCGCCGAGAGCCCTCGCGCGGCCAGTCTGGCGACCGCCCAGCAGGTATATCACGAGGTGGAGTTCCAACTCACCTGGCCGATCGGCTCGACGAATTCCCAAGGTCGTTATCTGCAAGGTTACCTCGACTGTCTCTATCAAACGTCCGACGGCGACTGGTGCGTGCTCGACTACAAGACCAACCAGACCATGGCCGACGACACCGCGGTGCTAGCCGACAAGTACGAGATGCAGATGCTGGTCTACGGGCTGGCGGTCGAGCAAACTTGGGGCGAAGGTCCAAAGGAACTGGTGTTGCATTTTCTCCGACCTGGGGTCGAGCAGTGTTTCGCGTGGGACGACCAACAACGGGAGCGGGCGATTGCGTTGGTCGACCAGGCCCTGGCGAGCATCGACTCGGCGGAACCTATCCCCGTGTCGTAA